One Lysobacter enzymogenes DNA segment encodes these proteins:
- a CDS encoding polysaccharide biosynthesis tyrosine autokinase, whose protein sequence is MAAVSTTSGPRQDAGNDEIDLAALLGTLFDHKWLIGAAVALGFALSVAYALLAAPVYQANAMVQVESKTPTLPGLTAVSQALTDSAPQAMTEVSLLTSRTTLGKAVDDLKLDLQVEPARFPLIGAAIARRFQPSTGNEVAAPWFGLNRYGWGGETLDIAELDVPLDLVGKPLTLIAGANGSFELFDDQDQRLLGGDAGQLAVGGGAKLKVERLLANPGMRFEVTQLARLGIIASLQNNLTASEKAKDSGIIQLSYELGDPVLAQATLEAITRQYIRQNIERNSAEAANSLQFVNKQLPNVRRDLEKAEHALAQYQSQAHTVDITLDAKSLLDQIVSLDTSISQLRLQQAEVTRRYTPAHPAYKALMAQIGELEASKQKINDRIGTLPQTQQELIGLTREVQVSTLTYTNLLNQAQQLDIARAGTVGNARIVDRAVVDTSQPVKPKRALVVAIGTFLAGFLAVAYVFLRQMLNRGVEQVAEIEQIGLPVLASIPMSAFQRDHEKAGRKLRAAGGHNGKPHLLAIDAPNDLAIEAMRSLRTALHFARLDAGNNILMICGSSPGAGKTFVSTNLAATIAQGGQRVLLIDGDLRRSSLHKVLGQDPRNGLSDLLAGRIDIPAATRRTPIDNLSFIPRGEAPPNPSELLMRPELGAVLKTAALQYDLVIVDTPPILAVTDAALIGRHAGTCLMVVRFGLNPAKELALAVQRFEQNGIDLKGAVFNAVERRHDTHYAYGYEYRSGA, encoded by the coding sequence ATGGCGGCAGTTTCCACCACGTCCGGCCCGCGTCAGGACGCCGGCAACGACGAAATCGACCTGGCCGCGCTGCTGGGCACCCTGTTCGATCACAAGTGGCTGATCGGCGCGGCCGTCGCGCTCGGCTTCGCGCTGAGCGTGGCCTATGCGCTGCTCGCCGCGCCGGTGTACCAGGCCAATGCGATGGTGCAGGTGGAGTCCAAGACCCCCACCCTGCCCGGCCTGACCGCGGTCTCGCAGGCGCTGACCGATTCGGCGCCGCAGGCGATGACCGAAGTGTCGCTGCTGACTTCGCGCACCACGCTGGGCAAGGCGGTGGACGATCTCAAGCTCGACCTGCAGGTCGAGCCCGCGCGCTTCCCGCTGATCGGCGCGGCGATCGCGCGCCGCTTCCAGCCGTCCACCGGCAACGAAGTCGCCGCGCCGTGGTTCGGCCTGAACCGCTACGGCTGGGGCGGCGAAACGCTCGACATCGCCGAACTCGACGTGCCGCTGGACCTGGTCGGCAAGCCGCTGACCCTGATCGCCGGCGCCAACGGCAGCTTCGAACTGTTCGACGACCAGGACCAGCGCCTGCTCGGCGGCGACGCCGGCCAGCTCGCGGTCGGCGGCGGCGCCAAGCTCAAGGTCGAGCGCCTGCTGGCGAATCCCGGCATGCGTTTCGAAGTGACCCAACTCGCGCGCCTGGGCATCATCGCCTCGCTGCAGAACAACCTGACCGCGAGCGAGAAGGCCAAGGACTCGGGCATCATCCAGCTCAGCTACGAGCTCGGCGATCCGGTCCTGGCCCAGGCCACGCTGGAGGCGATCACCCGCCAGTACATCCGCCAGAACATCGAGCGCAACTCGGCCGAGGCCGCCAACAGCCTGCAGTTCGTCAACAAGCAGCTGCCCAACGTGCGCCGCGATCTGGAGAAAGCCGAGCACGCCCTGGCCCAGTACCAGTCGCAGGCGCACACCGTCGACATCACCCTCGACGCCAAGTCGCTGCTCGACCAGATCGTCTCGCTCGACACCAGCATCTCGCAGCTGCGCCTGCAGCAGGCCGAGGTGACCCGCCGCTACACGCCCGCGCATCCGGCCTACAAGGCGCTGATGGCGCAGATCGGCGAGCTCGAAGCGAGCAAGCAGAAGATCAACGACCGCATCGGCACCCTGCCGCAGACCCAGCAGGAACTGATCGGCCTGACCCGCGAAGTGCAGGTCAGCACCCTGACCTACACCAACCTGCTCAATCAGGCCCAGCAGCTCGACATCGCCCGCGCCGGCACCGTCGGCAACGCCCGCATCGTCGACCGCGCGGTGGTCGACACCAGCCAGCCGGTCAAGCCCAAGCGCGCGCTGGTGGTCGCCATCGGCACCTTCCTCGCCGGTTTCCTGGCGGTGGCCTATGTGTTCCTGCGGCAGATGCTCAACCGCGGCGTCGAGCAGGTGGCCGAGATCGAGCAGATCGGCCTGCCGGTGCTGGCCTCGATCCCGATGAGCGCGTTCCAACGCGACCACGAGAAGGCCGGGCGCAAGCTGCGCGCCGCCGGCGGGCACAACGGCAAGCCGCACCTGCTGGCCATCGACGCGCCCAACGATCTGGCGATCGAGGCCATGCGCAGTCTGCGCACCGCCCTGCACTTCGCCCGCCTCGACGCCGGCAACAACATCCTGATGATCTGCGGCTCCAGCCCCGGCGCCGGCAAGACCTTCGTCTCCACCAACCTGGCCGCGACCATCGCCCAGGGCGGCCAGCGCGTGCTGCTGATCGACGGCGACCTGCGCCGCAGCAGCCTGCACAAGGTGCTCGGCCAGGACCCGCGCAACGGCCTGTCGGACCTGCTCGCCGGGCGCATCGACATCCCCGCGGCGACCCGGCGCACGCCGATCGACAATCTGTCCTTCATCCCGCGCGGCGAAGCGCCGCCCAATCCGTCCGAACTGCTGATGCGGCCGGAACTCGGCGCTGTACTCAAGACCGCGGCGCTGCAGTACGACCTGGTCATCGTCGACACGCCGCCGATCCTGGCGGTGACCGACGCGGCCCTGATCGGCCGCCACGCCGGCACCTGCCTGATGGTGGTGCGCTTCGGCCTCAACCCCGCCAAGGAGCTCGCGCTGGCCGTGCAGCGCTTCGAGCAGAACGGCATCGACCTCAAGGGCGCGGTGTTCAACGCGGTCGAGCGCCGCCACGACACCCACTACGCCTACGGCTACGAGTACCGCTCCGGCGCGTGA
- the wecB gene encoding non-hydrolyzing UDP-N-acetylglucosamine 2-epimerase, producing the protein MMKEQFVIAGALSVAITALSMFALHSGAARLGLVDRPDARKQHKGEIPVIGGISFFLGLLAGALYLQLGDRYSMSLLATAGLVVMLGALDDARDLSVRTRLLIQSIAVGLMITGSGVWLDDLGDLFGTGPIRLGWLGVPVTVIAVVGTINAFNMLDGIDGLAASLALVCIGAIFLFDRGNVLDKGALPTLALLFVALLPFLFVNLGGISGRKVFMGDAGSMLIGYVMAWSLIYLSQRGPARIDAAEALWCIALPLLETLNLMYRRARRGLSPFKPDRQHLHYLLIDRERSPKTALLTIVGLACALVAFGYALRNLPVMVGLLAFFAMLGLYSLTLSSGDRNKLPDWLPRPPRQLAFAQQGPPGRERARQSAPASTAAAGATAYARGALSEPAGAGAFAPLAPAAAASAQLGPAIKTLCVFGTRPEAIKMAPLAKMLAQDPRFDARVCVTGQHRQMLDQVLQLFEIEPDFDLNIMKPKQDLTDVTTAILTGMKAVLAELKPDVVLVHGDTSTTMAATLAAYYQQIPVAHVEAGLRTGNLYSPWPEEANRKLTGALAAIHFAPTELSRGNLREEGIPDERIAITGNTVIDALKDVLVRIERTPQLRREIAAKFEFLRDERKVVLVTGHRRESFGGGFERICEALRDTALRHPEIDIVYPVHLNPQVREPVNRVLRGIANVHLIEPLDYLPFVYLMNRAHIILTDSGGIQEEAPSLGKPVLVMRDTTERPEAVAAGTVRLVGTDRELICAGISELLSDRAAYEAMSFAHNPYGDGLACQRIVAALAQFRREDSLLAA; encoded by the coding sequence ATGATGAAAGAACAATTCGTCATTGCGGGCGCACTCAGCGTCGCGATCACTGCGTTGTCGATGTTCGCGCTGCATTCCGGCGCCGCCCGGCTCGGGCTGGTCGACCGCCCCGATGCGCGCAAGCAACATAAGGGCGAGATCCCCGTAATCGGCGGCATCAGCTTCTTCCTCGGCTTGCTCGCCGGCGCGCTGTACCTGCAGCTCGGCGACCGCTACAGCATGAGCCTGCTGGCCACCGCCGGATTGGTGGTGATGCTCGGCGCGCTCGACGACGCGCGCGACCTGAGCGTGCGCACGCGCCTGCTGATCCAGTCGATCGCGGTGGGATTGATGATCACCGGCAGCGGCGTGTGGCTCGACGACCTGGGCGATCTGTTCGGCACCGGGCCGATCCGTCTGGGCTGGCTCGGCGTGCCGGTCACGGTCATCGCCGTGGTCGGCACCATCAACGCCTTCAACATGCTCGACGGCATCGACGGGCTCGCCGCCAGCCTCGCCCTGGTCTGCATCGGCGCGATCTTCCTGTTCGACCGCGGCAACGTGCTCGACAAGGGCGCGCTGCCGACCCTGGCGCTGCTGTTCGTCGCGCTGTTGCCGTTCCTGTTCGTCAACCTCGGCGGCATCAGCGGACGCAAGGTGTTCATGGGCGATGCCGGCAGCATGCTGATCGGCTATGTCATGGCCTGGAGCCTGATCTACCTGAGCCAGCGCGGCCCGGCCCGCATCGACGCGGCCGAGGCGCTGTGGTGCATCGCGCTGCCGCTGCTGGAGACCTTGAACCTGATGTACCGGCGCGCGCGCCGCGGCCTGTCGCCGTTCAAGCCCGACCGCCAGCACCTGCACTACCTGCTGATCGACCGCGAGCGCTCGCCCAAGACCGCGCTGCTGACCATCGTCGGCCTGGCCTGCGCGCTGGTCGCCTTCGGCTACGCGCTGCGCAACCTGCCGGTGATGGTCGGCCTGCTCGCGTTCTTCGCCATGCTCGGCCTGTACTCGCTGACCCTGAGCAGCGGCGACCGCAACAAGCTGCCGGACTGGCTGCCGCGTCCGCCGCGCCAGCTCGCGTTCGCGCAACAGGGTCCGCCGGGCCGCGAGCGCGCGCGCCAGTCCGCGCCCGCATCGACCGCCGCCGCGGGCGCCACCGCCTATGCGCGCGGCGCCCTCAGCGAACCCGCCGGCGCGGGCGCGTTCGCCCCGCTGGCGCCGGCCGCGGCCGCCTCCGCCCAGCTCGGTCCGGCGATCAAGACCCTGTGCGTGTTCGGCACCCGCCCCGAAGCGATCAAGATGGCGCCGCTGGCCAAGATGCTGGCGCAAGACCCGCGCTTCGACGCGCGCGTGTGCGTGACCGGCCAGCACCGGCAGATGCTCGACCAGGTGCTGCAGTTGTTCGAGATCGAACCCGACTTCGACCTCAACATCATGAAGCCCAAGCAGGACCTCACCGACGTCACCACCGCGATCCTGACCGGGATGAAGGCGGTGCTGGCCGAGCTCAAGCCCGACGTGGTGCTGGTCCACGGCGACACCTCGACCACGATGGCCGCGACCCTGGCCGCGTACTACCAGCAGATTCCGGTCGCCCACGTCGAGGCCGGCCTGCGCACCGGCAACCTGTACTCGCCGTGGCCGGAGGAAGCCAACCGCAAGCTCACCGGCGCGCTGGCGGCGATCCACTTCGCCCCGACCGAGCTGTCGCGCGGCAACCTGCGCGAGGAAGGCATCCCCGACGAGCGCATCGCCATCACCGGCAACACCGTGATCGACGCGCTCAAGGACGTGCTGGTGCGGATCGAGCGCACGCCGCAGCTGCGCCGCGAGATCGCGGCCAAGTTCGAGTTCCTGCGCGACGAGCGCAAGGTGGTGCTGGTCACCGGCCATCGCCGCGAGAGCTTCGGCGGCGGCTTCGAGCGCATCTGCGAGGCGCTGCGCGACACCGCGCTGCGCCATCCGGAGATCGACATCGTCTATCCGGTGCACCTCAATCCGCAGGTGCGCGAGCCGGTCAACCGGGTGCTGCGCGGGATCGCCAACGTGCACCTGATCGAGCCGCTGGACTACCTGCCGTTCGTCTACCTGATGAACCGCGCCCACATCATCCTGACCGACTCCGGCGGCATCCAGGAAGAAGCGCCGTCGCTCGGCAAGCCGGTGCTGGTGATGCGCGACACCACCGAGCGGCCGGAAGCGGTCGCCGCCGGCACGGTCCGGCTGGTCGGCACCGATCGCGAGCTGATCTGCGCCGGCATCAGCGAACTGCTGAGCGACCGCGCCGCCTACGAGGCGATGAGCTTCGCCCACAACCCTTACGGCGACGGCCTGGCCTGCCAGCGCATCGTCGCCGCGTTGGCGCAGTTCCGCCGCGAAGACTCGCTGCTGGCCGCCTGA
- a CDS encoding polysaccharide biosynthesis/export family protein gives MIKISGVAAVAAIVGLGGCAFAPGQYISPAQFARSDLAKDGHIQMVAITPDYLSAQQRVETSIPIELMAYQPEAYRIGRGDTLYITIWDHPELTSPAGTQQQTAANGRLVRPDGTLFYPYVGMIRAEGLTIEELRSQITSRISHYVQSPQVDVSIIDYGSQRVTLQGAFVKTERQPITATPLTLAQAIGAATVDPIRADLAGFVLTREGRQYRLDLDELNRGGSVAKDIYLKAGDHLYMPYNDRKEVYVVGEVVRPQAMTFKTTDLTLTQALGRAGGLNPLTAKGDSVYVIRGVETQDKQPATIFHLSAKSPAAFALGSRFHVRAGDVVFVGPAGVTRWNRFVNQLLPLSNIVNNAANTQDLLER, from the coding sequence ATGATCAAGATTTCGGGCGTCGCGGCCGTGGCCGCCATCGTCGGACTCGGCGGCTGCGCGTTCGCGCCGGGCCAGTACATCTCGCCCGCGCAGTTCGCGCGCAGCGACCTGGCGAAGGACGGCCACATCCAGATGGTGGCGATCACGCCCGATTACCTGTCGGCGCAACAGCGGGTCGAGACCTCGATTCCGATCGAGCTGATGGCGTACCAGCCCGAGGCCTACCGCATCGGCCGCGGCGACACCTTGTACATCACCATCTGGGACCATCCCGAACTCACCTCGCCGGCCGGCACCCAGCAGCAGACCGCGGCCAACGGCCGCCTGGTGCGCCCGGACGGGACCTTGTTCTATCCCTATGTCGGCATGATCCGCGCCGAGGGCCTGACCATCGAGGAACTGCGCTCGCAGATCACCTCGCGCATCTCGCATTACGTGCAAAGCCCGCAGGTCGACGTCAGCATCATCGACTACGGCAGCCAGCGGGTGACCCTGCAGGGCGCGTTCGTCAAGACCGAGCGCCAGCCGATCACCGCCACGCCGCTGACCCTGGCCCAGGCGATCGGCGCGGCCACGGTCGATCCGATCCGCGCCGACCTCGCCGGCTTCGTGCTGACCCGCGAGGGCCGCCAGTACCGCCTCGACCTGGACGAACTCAACCGCGGCGGCTCGGTCGCCAAGGACATCTACCTCAAGGCCGGCGACCACCTGTACATGCCCTACAACGACCGCAAGGAGGTCTATGTGGTCGGCGAGGTGGTGCGGCCGCAGGCGATGACCTTCAAGACCACCGACCTGACCCTGACCCAGGCCCTGGGCCGCGCCGGCGGGCTCAATCCGCTGACCGCCAAGGGCGATTCGGTATACGTCATACGCGGCGTGGAGACCCAGGACAAGCAGCCGGCGACGATCTTCCACCTCAGCGCCAAGTCGCCGGCCGCGTTCGCGCTCGGCAGCCGCTTCCACGTGCGCGCCGGCGACGTGGTCTTCGTCGGCCCGGCCGGGGTGACCCGCTGGAACCGCTTCGTCAACCAGTTGCTGCCGCTGTCGAACATCGTCAACAACGCCGCCAACACCCAGGACCTGCTCGAACGCTGA
- a CDS encoding oligosaccharide flippase family protein → MMRRLIGTASLSAVSAMASRGALFAGVLAAAHYLGPAAFGQFTLIQTTALLFTTFCALSLGQMATKIVAEAVARGDGGRVSAALTVSYGSALLASLVFAALLLACAYPLAVKLGGSADLAVVYASSSLLVLTGFVGAIQNGVALALHKVKQQAAANLLTAPVVFAIMWGAATRRDIGWAMYGAIAAQWLIVLGQERVLRRYRREHREPLAWSATTREDWAVVWRLGLPSSLSGLLTMPAIWLSMAMLAHSARGEAELGHFALGNQARSILLFGMGVVANAALPMLSAAIVRGAREEAASTLRQSIALLVAVTAGLAGVLGLAAPLAVARFAPAYAEAVVPLQWLLLSAVATAPTTILMRKATADARPAVMLLGNAAFAVSLIGAAALALELGHGATGVAIAYAVASTVQLIVFAACNRRELRWPAAAGKSP, encoded by the coding sequence ATGATGCGGCGACTGATCGGCACGGCCAGCCTGTCGGCGGTCAGCGCGATGGCCTCGCGCGGCGCGCTGTTCGCCGGCGTGCTGGCGGCCGCGCATTACCTCGGCCCGGCCGCGTTCGGCCAGTTCACCCTGATCCAGACCACCGCGCTGTTGTTCACCACCTTCTGCGCGCTGAGCCTGGGCCAGATGGCGACCAAGATCGTGGCCGAGGCGGTCGCGCGCGGCGACGGCGGCCGGGTGTCGGCGGCGCTGACCGTGTCCTACGGTTCGGCGTTGCTGGCCTCGCTGGTGTTCGCCGCGCTGTTGCTGGCGTGCGCGTATCCGCTCGCGGTCAAGCTCGGCGGTTCGGCGGATCTGGCCGTGGTCTACGCCAGCTCCTCGCTGCTGGTGCTGACCGGCTTCGTCGGCGCGATCCAGAACGGCGTCGCGCTGGCCCTGCACAAGGTCAAGCAACAGGCCGCGGCCAACCTGCTGACCGCGCCGGTGGTGTTCGCGATCATGTGGGGCGCGGCGACCCGGCGCGACATCGGCTGGGCCATGTACGGCGCGATCGCCGCGCAATGGCTGATCGTGCTCGGCCAGGAACGGGTGCTGCGCCGCTACCGGCGCGAGCACCGCGAACCGCTGGCCTGGTCGGCGACCACGCGCGAGGATTGGGCGGTGGTGTGGCGGCTCGGCCTGCCCTCGTCGCTGTCGGGCCTGCTGACCATGCCGGCGATCTGGCTGTCGATGGCGATGCTCGCGCACAGCGCGCGCGGCGAAGCCGAACTCGGCCATTTCGCCCTCGGCAACCAGGCGCGCTCGATCCTGCTGTTCGGCATGGGCGTGGTCGCCAACGCGGCGCTGCCGATGCTGTCGGCGGCGATCGTGCGCGGCGCGCGCGAGGAAGCCGCGAGCACCCTGCGCCAGTCCATCGCCCTGCTGGTGGCGGTCACCGCCGGCCTCGCCGGCGTGCTCGGCCTGGCCGCGCCGCTGGCGGTGGCGCGCTTCGCCCCTGCCTACGCCGAGGCGGTGGTGCCGCTGCAATGGCTGCTGCTGTCGGCGGTCGCGACCGCGCCGACTACTATCCTGATGCGCAAGGCCACCGCCGACGCGCGTCCCGCAGTGATGCTGCTCGGCAACGCCGCCTTCGCCGTCAGCCTGATCGGCGCCGCGGCGCTGGCGCTCGAACTCGGCCACGGCGCCACCGGCGTGGCCATCGCGTACGCGGTCGCCTCGACCGTGCAACTCATCGTTTTCGCCGCCTGCAACCGCCGCGAACTGCGCTGGCCCGCGGCGGCCGGCAAGAGTCCATAG
- a CDS encoding low molecular weight protein-tyrosine-phosphatase: MLRHALKNDVQVASAGLKALAGHPIDATAQAVLSGHGLSGQSHVARQIDRSMIDAADLVLTMEPWHSEAVLRISPHARGKTYLLGKWLDSTSIPDPYRQSQQAFERAYQLIDAGVQRWAAHF, from the coding sequence TTGCTGCGCCACGCGTTGAAGAACGACGTACAGGTCGCGTCCGCGGGCCTCAAGGCCCTGGCCGGCCATCCGATCGACGCCACAGCACAGGCCGTGCTGTCCGGGCATGGATTGAGTGGGCAATCCCATGTCGCACGCCAGATAGACCGCTCGATGATCGACGCGGCCGATCTGGTCTTGACCATGGAGCCATGGCACAGCGAGGCCGTGCTCCGCATCTCCCCACACGCGAGAGGAAAAACCTACTTGCTAGGCAAATGGCTGGACAGCACCAGCATCCCGGACCCCTACCGGCAATCGCAGCAGGCGTTCGAACGCGCGTATCAATTGATCGACGCGGGCGTGCAGCGCTGGGCCGCGCATTTCTGA
- a CDS encoding ATP-binding protein, with product MEGDHAQLRTAGVDLGGLMTVLGQHLYSTPLVALRELVQNAHDSIVRRRLEDPQPPVAPRIVVSGDIGARTVRVTDTGTGLTDAEIHQYLATVGVGYTRGLRQAGAGSDELIGMFGLGFLSAFVIAERVTVHTTSYQQPGRGWRYQSSNGEQYSLSPAPAREVGTVVELLLRPEHARLAGEDYLARVLGRYCALLRVPIFIGAAAEPVNPEPPPWRDPDAGNEHPVQARKRQLRFASRFESQFEPICALPVSAPEHDLKGLLWVQDGGTYGNSDNRNLSVFVRGMLLDDDARELLPSWAGFAGGVIESSRLMPTASREDLQRNDAYRSAQHAISEALIVGLAALAREQPEAWRRILARHNEALLGAALGDARLFELLAGEVRIPSSHGELRAGALRRDGAIHVGLGGGGFEDMLFRMLGVPVARGDRYAVLPFLRQWVQRHGGRLIEIGTEQGNRQLFTEQSLPQAQLDWLREILADGEKLVPARFAPAELPLMAVPDREAELKRRLESDEADKRISMTALRLVRGFTAGIDGSAQARLYVNLDNPAIQALLDTARRDPAAAAPAARLLKAIKQLMDSHSEADGQGPRLNGALAAIGDSALRLLPSGPAPVAETQAQDERPTA from the coding sequence TTGGAAGGCGATCACGCACAGCTGCGCACGGCGGGGGTCGACCTGGGCGGCCTGATGACCGTGCTGGGCCAACACCTGTATTCGACCCCGTTGGTGGCGCTGCGCGAGCTGGTGCAGAACGCCCACGACTCGATCGTCCGCCGCCGCCTGGAAGACCCGCAACCGCCGGTTGCGCCGCGCATCGTCGTCAGCGGCGACATCGGCGCGCGCACGGTGCGGGTGACCGACACCGGTACCGGCCTGACCGACGCGGAAATCCATCAATACCTGGCCACGGTCGGGGTCGGCTACACCCGCGGCCTGCGTCAGGCCGGCGCCGGCAGCGACGAATTGATCGGCATGTTCGGCCTGGGGTTCCTGTCGGCGTTCGTGATCGCCGAGCGGGTGACCGTGCACACCACGTCCTACCAGCAGCCCGGGCGCGGCTGGCGTTACCAGTCCAGCAACGGCGAGCAGTACTCGCTGAGTCCGGCGCCGGCGCGCGAGGTCGGTACCGTGGTCGAGCTGCTGCTGCGCCCGGAACACGCGCGGCTGGCCGGCGAGGACTACCTGGCGCGCGTGCTCGGCCGCTATTGCGCGCTGCTGCGGGTGCCGATCTTCATCGGCGCGGCCGCCGAGCCGGTCAATCCCGAGCCGCCGCCCTGGCGCGATCCCGACGCCGGCAACGAACACCCGGTGCAGGCGCGCAAGCGCCAGCTGCGTTTCGCCAGCCGCTTCGAATCCCAGTTCGAACCGATCTGCGCGCTGCCGGTGTCCGCGCCCGAGCACGACCTCAAGGGCCTGCTGTGGGTGCAGGACGGCGGCACCTACGGCAACAGCGACAACCGCAACCTGTCGGTGTTCGTGCGCGGCATGCTGCTCGACGACGACGCGCGCGAACTGCTGCCCAGCTGGGCCGGCTTCGCCGGCGGAGTGATCGAATCCAGCCGGCTGATGCCGACCGCGAGCCGCGAGGACCTGCAGCGCAACGACGCTTACCGCAGCGCCCAGCACGCGATTTCCGAGGCGCTGATCGTCGGCCTGGCCGCGCTCGCGCGCGAGCAGCCCGAGGCCTGGCGGCGGATCCTGGCGCGCCACAACGAGGCGCTGCTGGGCGCGGCGCTGGGCGATGCGCGGCTGTTCGAACTGCTGGCCGGCGAAGTGCGCATTCCCAGTTCGCACGGCGAACTGCGCGCCGGCGCGCTGCGCCGCGACGGCGCGATCCACGTCGGCCTCGGCGGCGGCGGCTTCGAGGACATGCTGTTCCGCATGCTCGGCGTGCCGGTCGCGCGCGGCGACCGCTACGCGGTGCTGCCGTTCCTGCGTCAGTGGGTGCAGCGCCACGGCGGCCGGCTGATCGAGATCGGCACCGAGCAGGGCAACCGCCAGCTGTTCACCGAACAATCGTTGCCGCAGGCGCAGCTGGACTGGCTGCGCGAGATCCTGGCCGACGGCGAGAAGCTGGTGCCGGCGCGCTTCGCCCCGGCCGAACTGCCGCTGATGGCGGTGCCCGACCGCGAGGCCGAGCTCAAGCGGCGGCTGGAAAGCGACGAGGCCGACAAGCGCATCTCGATGACCGCGTTGCGGCTGGTGCGCGGCTTCACCGCCGGCATCGACGGCTCGGCGCAGGCGCGGCTGTACGTCAATCTCGACAATCCCGCGATCCAGGCGCTGCTGGACACCGCCCGCCGCGACCCGGCCGCGGCCGCGCCGGCGGCGCGCCTGCTCAAGGCGATCAAGCAATTGATGGACAGCCACAGCGAGGCCGACGGCCAGGGCCCGCGCCTCAACGGCGCGCTCGCCGCGATCGGCGACAGCGCGTTGCGGCTGCTGCCGTCCGGGCCCGCGCCGGTAGCCGAAACCCAGGCGCAGGACGAGCGGCCCACCGCCTGA
- the wecC gene encoding UDP-N-acetyl-D-mannosamine dehydrogenase, whose product MSFDTVSVIGLGYIGLPTAAAFAAARKRVIGVDVTASVVDTINRGEIHIVEPDLDVAVRDAVAGGFLRASLKPEHADAYLIAVPTPFKGDHQPDLAYIEAAAKALAPVLQKGDLVVLESTSPVGATEQLAQWLADARPDLSFPQHVGEAADVNVAHCPERVLPGQVMRELIENDRVIGGMTPRCSQRAAELYKSFVRGQCIVTNARTAEMCKLTENAFRDVNIAFANELSMICDTLGINVWELVGLANRHPRVNILQPGPGVGGHCIAVDPWFIVDSAPEQARLIRTAREVNNGKPGWVMDKIDAAIKEAKAAGKQDKDLKIAVFGLAFKPDIDDLRESPALGIAVELAHRHPGPVLAVEPHIQALPSKLSSPNVVLSDLSTASREADIAVLLVDHKPFKEHAMPAHMKIVDTKGIWT is encoded by the coding sequence ATGAGTTTCGACACCGTCTCGGTCATCGGCCTGGGTTACATCGGCCTCCCCACCGCCGCCGCGTTCGCCGCGGCGCGCAAGCGCGTGATCGGCGTGGACGTGACCGCCTCGGTCGTGGACACGATCAACCGCGGCGAGATCCACATCGTCGAGCCCGACCTCGACGTGGCCGTGCGCGACGCGGTGGCCGGCGGCTTCCTGCGCGCCAGCCTGAAGCCCGAGCACGCCGACGCGTATCTGATCGCGGTGCCGACGCCGTTCAAGGGCGACCATCAGCCCGATCTGGCCTACATCGAAGCGGCCGCCAAGGCGCTCGCGCCGGTACTGCAGAAAGGCGACCTAGTGGTGCTGGAATCGACCTCGCCGGTCGGCGCCACCGAGCAGCTGGCGCAGTGGCTGGCCGACGCGCGCCCCGACCTGAGCTTTCCGCAACACGTCGGCGAAGCCGCCGACGTCAACGTCGCCCACTGCCCCGAACGGGTGCTGCCGGGCCAGGTGATGCGCGAACTGATCGAGAACGACCGCGTCATCGGCGGCATGACGCCGCGCTGCTCGCAGCGCGCGGCCGAACTGTACAAGAGCTTCGTGCGCGGCCAGTGCATCGTCACCAACGCGCGCACCGCCGAGATGTGCAAGCTCACCGAGAACGCTTTCCGCGACGTCAACATCGCCTTCGCCAACGAGCTGTCGATGATCTGCGACACGCTCGGCATCAACGTGTGGGAGCTGGTCGGCCTGGCCAACCGCCATCCGCGCGTCAACATCCTGCAGCCCGGCCCGGGCGTGGGCGGCCACTGCATCGCGGTCGACCCGTGGTTCATCGTCGACAGCGCGCCGGAGCAGGCGCGCCTGATCCGCACCGCGCGCGAGGTCAACAACGGCAAGCCGGGCTGGGTGATGGACAAGATCGACGCCGCGATCAAAGAGGCCAAGGCCGCCGGCAAGCAGGACAAGGACCTGAAGATCGCGGTGTTCGGGCTGGCGTTCAAGCCCGACATCGACGACCTGCGCGAAAGCCCGGCGTTGGGCATCGCGGTCGAACTGGCGCATCGCCACCCCGGCCCGGTGCTGGCGGTGGAGCCGCATATCCAGGCGCTGCCGAGCAAGCTCAGCTCGCCCAATGTGGTGCTGTCGGACCTGTCCACCGCCAGCCGCGAAGCCGACATCGCGGTGCTGCTGGTCGACCACAAGCCCTTCAAGGAGCACGCCATGCCCGCGCACATGAAGATCGTCGACACCAAGGGCATCTGGACCTGA